The stretch of DNA GGACTTAAAAGAACTTTTTGGTATCGGTCGGGTCCAAGCATATGAACTAGCAAATAAAGAAGATGTTCCATCAAAACGAATTGGAAGAAGAATCCTAATTTATAAGGCAAACCTTATCAAATGGTTAGAACAAAACACTGCTTCCTAAACCCTTATCAAAAAGAAGATGGAAAAAATTCACCATTGTTAAATAAGATGAATTTGCGGCGTAATAAGCATGTGTCCAAAAATTTGGAGGTGTAATTATGAGAGGAACTATAAAAAAGGATGGAACCTCATGGTATGTCCTGTATGACTTAGGAAAGGACCCTGTTACAGGAAAAAGAAAGCAAAAGAAGAAAAGAGGATTTAGAACAAAAAAAGATGCTGAAAAATACCTAAGTGAACAATTGAATGCAATTGAAAAGGGTACTTATTTTGAACCAAAAGATATAACTTTTGGAGAATATTTGGATTATTGGTTGGAAAAACACGCAAAACCGAATACAGCAGTGCGGACCCTTGAAGGATATAATTATATTATCCAGCAGCATCTTAAACCTTCATTAAGTAATATTCAAATTGCTAAATTGCAACCGTTCCATCTTCAAGAATATTACTCTCAAAAACTTGAAAACGGAAAATTTGATGGTACGGGGCTGTCAGCTCAATCTGTTAAACATCATCACAGGCTAATACATAAAGCCTTAAAAGATGCGGTTAAATGGCTCTTTCTTGTCAGGAATGTAGCAGAGAATGTGACACCGCCAAAAACCACAAAAACAAAAATGAAAATATGGGATAATGAACAGCTAAAAATATTCTTAAAGGCGGCAAAGGATTCTGTCTATTATACAGTGTATTTAACAGCAAGCTATACTGGTATGAGACGCGGGGAAGTATTAGGTCTAAGGTGGCAGGATGTTGATTTTAATAACAATATAATATTTGTAAGACAAGCCTTACAGGAGGTTAAAAAGGTAGGGTTAACATTTAAAGAACCTAAATCCGGCAATAGCAGGTCAATTTCAATAACTCCAACATTAGCGAAAGAGCTTAAAAAGGTTTATAACCAAATATTAGTAAACAAACTTTCCTTAGGACAAATGTATACCGACTTAGATTTAGTTTTTGCTCAAAAAAACGGCAAGCCAATCCAACCAGCAGAATTAGCAAAAAATTATCGGAAGGTTGTTGAAAATAGCGGCTTACATTATATAAGATTCCATGATTTGAGGCATACACATGCTACATTGTTACTACAACAAGGCGTACACCCAAAAATAGTCTCCGAACGGTTAGGTCATTCCACAATTGGAATTACTATGGATACCTATACTCATGTATTACCAAATATGCAAAAGGAAGCTGCCCTGCAATTTGATAAGCTAATTAAGTAAACAAAAAAGTTCTTTAGAAGTTCAAGCATTAACAATATAAAAATTTGAGCCATCTCAAATTAGAGATGGCTCTATATTTTTTTCAGCTATTAAGAGCATTATGGTTATACAAAAACAAAAATTGGAATGAAACTTCGTTTGTTATCACAAATTATCTTTGATTATTTTTACTCCGTGACCAAAATGTGACCAAAGTGGAGTTTTTCTTGCTGCTAGGCGGATTAAAAACTTCCTATCGAATTTCAAAGGAAGCCACAAAAACCTTATATATCAAGTTTGGCGGGACTGCGTGGGAATCGAACCCACCAGCGATGGCACGCACCGCTCAAGCAGTTTTGAAGACTGTGGAGGACACCAGTACCCCATTCAGCCCCATAGATGTAGGTTACAAGCTGTTTTAATT from Bacillus sp. SLBN-46 encodes:
- a CDS encoding helix-turn-helix domain-containing protein translates to MKGKNNKLNELPDVLTVKDLKELFGIGRVQAYELANKEDVPSKRIGRRILIYKANLIKWLEQNTAS
- a CDS encoding tyrosine-type recombinase/integrase, translated to MRGTIKKDGTSWYVLYDLGKDPVTGKRKQKKKRGFRTKKDAEKYLSEQLNAIEKGTYFEPKDITFGEYLDYWLEKHAKPNTAVRTLEGYNYIIQQHLKPSLSNIQIAKLQPFHLQEYYSQKLENGKFDGTGLSAQSVKHHHRLIHKALKDAVKWLFLVRNVAENVTPPKTTKTKMKIWDNEQLKIFLKAAKDSVYYTVYLTASYTGMRRGEVLGLRWQDVDFNNNIIFVRQALQEVKKVGLTFKEPKSGNSRSISITPTLAKELKKVYNQILVNKLSLGQMYTDLDLVFAQKNGKPIQPAELAKNYRKVVENSGLHYIRFHDLRHTHATLLLQQGVHPKIVSERLGHSTIGITMDTYTHVLPNMQKEAALQFDKLIK